The following are encoded together in the Bacillus cereus group sp. RP43 genome:
- a CDS encoding N-acetylmuramoyl-L-alanine amidase encodes MKKKHKHIVSIVIAMTLVVSIGTNVFADRILLIPDVPNQPYRYGVGAYEGVVAHSTATPEAPAINIQKYESRIWRSAFVHYAVDWDEKIQIASTKYRAWGAGPIANARFVHVELCETSDSVKFKRSYEQYVELIGEILRERNIHPSIGLWTHKDITYKLGGTDHEDPLDYLRSHGVSEAKFRADVLKAYNGNSVTVDAKPQKPNEVPGTVEVNGVAYIEGYNVNLRFGPSTDNSVIRKLQKGEAYKIWGKLGNWLNLGGNQWIYYDSSYIRYNGTDASTITGKRVISKVNNLRFYESPSWQDKDVAGVVDIGLGFVIETKVIVNGSYQYKVHNSKGKTYYVTTNPAYVYAR; translated from the coding sequence ATGAAAAAGAAACACAAACATATTGTATCCATAGTTATTGCAATGACTTTAGTAGTATCAATTGGAACAAACGTATTTGCTGATAGAATTTTACTTATTCCTGATGTACCTAACCAACCATACCGTTACGGTGTTGGTGCTTATGAAGGCGTTGTGGCACATTCTACAGCTACCCCTGAGGCGCCAGCAATAAATATTCAAAAATATGAGTCTCGTATATGGCGTTCAGCATTTGTTCATTATGCAGTTGATTGGGATGAAAAGATTCAAATCGCATCTACAAAATATCGGGCATGGGGCGCAGGTCCGATAGCAAATGCAAGGTTCGTTCATGTTGAACTGTGTGAGACAAGTGATTCAGTGAAGTTTAAACGTTCTTATGAACAATATGTAGAGTTAATTGGGGAAATCTTGCGAGAACGAAATATTCATCCTTCTATAGGGTTATGGACACATAAGGATATTACTTATAAATTAGGTGGGACAGATCATGAAGACCCACTTGATTATCTTCGTAGTCATGGTGTATCAGAGGCTAAATTCCGAGCAGACGTGTTAAAGGCTTATAACGGGAACTCTGTTACAGTGGATGCTAAACCACAAAAACCAAATGAAGTACCTGGTACAGTAGAGGTGAATGGTGTTGCGTATATTGAGGGGTACAATGTAAATCTTCGTTTTGGACCATCAACAGATAATAGTGTTATTCGTAAATTACAAAAAGGAGAGGCTTATAAAATATGGGGCAAATTAGGAAACTGGTTAAATCTTGGTGGTAACCAATGGATTTATTATGACTCCTCATACATCCGTTACAATGGGACGGATGCTTCTACTATAACTGGTAAGAGGGTTATTTCTAAAGTGAACAATTTACGTTTCTATGAATCTCCATCTTGGCAGGATAAAGATGTGGCTGGAGTAGTAGATATAGGTTTAGGGTTTGTTATTGAGACAAAAGTAATTGTGAATGGTTCATATCAATACAAAGTACACAACAGTAAAGGCAAAACATACTATGTAACTACTAATCCTGCCTATGTGTATGCGAGATGA
- a CDS encoding Wzz/FepE/Etk N-terminal domain-containing protein, which yields MDKEINLKNLFTIIRKRIWIILLFTTLTTVAGAMYSIYVKTPLYASSARVIVQANAETMNTLKAMVNEPVILEKVAAELNINRSAGALSGQISTESVQGSQIMRINVVDIDPVLAHKIANTTAAVYKKEVANILNFNNVSILPEDPVQKNSMPINVNHFKTILIAFSIGIVLSIGFIFLLDSLDERIKSERRIEQLLDVPVLGGISKMNRKNAKDKFSKKNTVLLGEGTEWLTKIDEKQIKLKEKV from the coding sequence ATGGATAAGGAAATAAATTTGAAAAATCTATTTACTATTATACGGAAAAGAATTTGGATAATTCTATTATTTACAACTCTCACAACAGTAGCAGGAGCGATGTATAGTATATATGTAAAAACACCATTATATGCCTCTTCAGCAAGGGTTATTGTTCAAGCTAATGCTGAAACGATGAATACATTGAAAGCGATGGTAAATGAGCCTGTAATATTAGAAAAAGTGGCTGCTGAGTTGAATATTAACAGATCTGCAGGTGCATTAAGTGGACAAATAAGTACAGAAAGTGTACAAGGGTCCCAGATTATGAGAATAAATGTAGTGGATATAGATCCTGTGCTTGCTCATAAAATTGCAAATACTACAGCCGCTGTTTATAAGAAAGAAGTAGCGAATATACTGAATTTTAATAATGTGAGTATATTACCAGAAGACCCAGTTCAAAAAAATTCTATGCCTATAAATGTAAATCACTTTAAGACGATATTAATTGCATTCTCTATAGGTATAGTGCTCAGTATTGGATTCATTTTTTTATTGGATTCACTTGATGAGAGAATCAAATCGGAACGGCGAATTGAACAATTGTTAGATGTCCCTGTTTTGGGCGGAATATCTAAAATGAATAGAAAAAATGCGAAAGACAAATTCAGTAAAAAAAATACGGTATTATTGGGGGAGGGAACGGAGTGGCTTACAAAAATAGACGAAAAACAAATAAAGTTAAAGGAGAAAGTATAA
- a CDS encoding holin — protein sequence MIEITAMIGIVIGLSQIAKTNGLQTKYIPLFNLMLGITLGALFFSQDIKMNIFQGMIIGLSASGLFDHTKIIKKDANKK from the coding sequence GTGATTGAAATTACGGCAATGATTGGAATTGTGATAGGACTATCACAAATTGCAAAAACAAATGGACTGCAAACAAAATATATTCCGTTATTTAATTTGATGCTTGGCATTACGCTAGGCGCTTTATTTTTTTCCCAAGATATTAAAATGAATATATTTCAAGGAATGATTATCGGATTGTCAGCAAGCGGATTATTTGACCATACAAAAATTATAAAAAAGGATGCCAATAAGAAATGA
- a CDS encoding contact-dependent growth inhibition system immunity protein: MKDKYIQYEELGDFLAGTFHQDIESLEFAINEFITEVTNICLENTIEDIISFLQSGLTVHEKEEFIKYNVEIYFPALNLTPIEWLEQIVDLLKRALKNK, encoded by the coding sequence ATGAAAGATAAATACATACAATATGAAGAATTAGGTGATTTTTTAGCAGGAACTTTCCATCAAGATATTGAATCACTCGAATTCGCCATAAACGAATTTATCACTGAAGTTACTAATATATGTTTAGAGAATACTATTGAAGACATTATATCATTCCTACAAAGTGGTTTAACTGTTCATGAAAAAGAAGAATTCATTAAATATAATGTCGAAATTTATTTTCCTGCTTTAAACCTTACCCCTATAGAATGGCTAGAGCAAATAGTCGACCTCTTAAAAAGAGCATTAAAAAATAAATAG
- a CDS encoding hemolysin XhlA family protein: MDGLQEVKGDVQEIRQDIKDIRLEIRSLEMRTTGNEKDIININKQLDKISANTTWILRLIIGGLIGAALTFFLNGGGM, from the coding sequence ATGGATGGTTTGCAAGAGGTGAAAGGTGATGTTCAGGAAATAAGGCAAGATATTAAGGACATACGATTAGAGATTAGAAGTTTAGAAATGCGGACAACGGGTAACGAAAAAGACATTATTAATATTAATAAACAATTAGATAAGATTAGCGCTAATACAACTTGGATTTTACGTCTTATCATTGGTGGGCTTATTGGCGCGGCGTTGACCTTCTTTTTGAATGGAGGCGGTATGTAG
- a CDS encoding CpsD/CapB family tyrosine-protein kinase, whose protein sequence is MAYKNRRKTNKVKGESIIAYTAPRSKISEQYRSLRTNLQLSSSIHKSRTIVITSPRYGEGKSTITVNLAVSIAQKGEKVLVIDANLRTPTIHEMFGVENTIGLTDILNGKTTLEGAVKKTELESLDVLTSGPIPFNPSEVLSSDVMDMLIQKAMGRYDIILFDSSPVLEVTDTSVLADKCEGVLLVIRYNRTVNEDALETKRALSFTKSRILGAILNGKV, encoded by the coding sequence GTGGCTTACAAAAATAGACGAAAAACAAATAAAGTTAAAGGAGAAAGTATAATTGCTTATACCGCTCCAAGATCGAAAATTTCGGAGCAGTATCGTTCGCTTCGAACAAACCTTCAATTATCTTCATCTATTCATAAAAGCAGAACTATAGTTATTACTTCTCCGAGGTATGGTGAAGGAAAATCAACGATTACAGTTAATTTAGCAGTTTCGATAGCACAAAAAGGTGAAAAAGTATTGGTAATAGATGCAAATTTACGAACACCAACGATTCATGAAATGTTCGGAGTAGAAAATACAATTGGATTAACTGATATATTGAACGGAAAAACAACTTTAGAGGGTGCTGTGAAAAAAACAGAGTTAGAAAGTCTGGATGTATTAACTAGCGGACCGATACCATTCAATCCATCTGAAGTACTTAGTTCAGATGTAATGGATATGTTAATTCAAAAGGCGATGGGACGGTACGACATCATATTATTTGATTCTTCTCCTGTATTAGAAGTAACAGATACGAGTGTATTAGCTGATAAGTGTGAAGGAGTATTATTGGTGATTCGTTATAATCGTACTGTGAACGAAGATGCGCTTGAAACGAAAAGAGCGTTAAGTTTTACGAAAAGTAGGATATTAGGTGCGATTTTGAATGGAAAAGTATGA